AGCCGCGGGGGGACGGCGCCCGGACGAGGCGGGGCCTTGTCGATCACCGACGGGCTGGCCTCGAGCAGGGCCACCTTGGAGACCTTCCGCACGAAGCGCTCGTCGCTCTTGAAGGCGGAGGCGAGCCAGGCGGTGCTGATCTCGACGGCGCGCGCCGCGTCCACTTCCCGCGCGCCCAGGCAGAGGACATTGGCGTCGTCCTCCTCGCGGGACAGGCGGGCCGCCTGCGCGTCGTGGCAGAGGGCGGCCCGGATGCCGCGGAGCTTGTTGGCCGAGATCGAGGCGCTGGTGCCGCTGCCGCACATGAGGATGCCCGCGTCCACGAAGCCCCGCAGCACGGCCTGCCCGACCGCGCGAGCATAGTCCGGGTAGTCCACCGGATCAGTCGAGAAGGTGCCGAGGTCGAGGAGATCGTGGCCTGCCGTCTCGAGGGCTGCGGTTACGTACTCCTTCAGCGGAAAGCCAGTGTCGTCACAGCCGATGGCGATTCGCATGGGGCCCCTTATTCTCTCAGGAGAGGCGTGGCCCCACAATGATGTCATACAGGTGTCGCTGGCGCCTCATGGCGGCGTCGTACACGGCGTGGCGGCGCGCATCGGGCACGACCAGGCGGCCGGGCGGCAATGCGGGCGGCGCGGGCGCCCCGAGGGCCTCGATGGCCAGGAGCGCGGCTCCACGGCTCGAGGCCTCCGCCAGCGAGGAGATCTCCAGTGGCCGGCCCAGGACATCGGCCACGATGCGGGCCCAGGCCGGCGAGCGCGCGAGGGCGCCCCCGGTGGCGACGACGGTGTGGTCGGGTGAGGCCAAGGGGGCCAGGAGCTCGTAGACCGCACCCAGACGATAGGCCACGGCTTCGAGGAGGGCGCGGAGCAAGTCCGTCGCCGTGGTGGCGAGACCGAGCCCAGAGAGCGCGGCGCGCGCGTCCTCGTTCCAGCCCGGGCTCCTCTCGCCCGCGAGGAAGGGCAGCGCCGTGAGGCCGTGCTCATCAGGGGCGGCCGCGGTGAGAGCCTCCTCGACGGCTCCGTCACGCTCCGGCAAGGCAAGCACGCGACGCGCCCAGGCCCAGACATTGCCGCCTTCCGACGTCGCGCCGCCGACCAGGTGCCGGCGAGCGTCGATGCGATAGTGCCAGAGCCCCCCCGGCACGCGTGGCGCGGTGGGCGTCACGAGTCGGAGCGCGGCGGAGGTTCCGACATTGAGCGCGATGCGGTCGGGCCCCGTGCACCCCGAGCCGAGATTCGAGCAGGCGCCGTCTCCGGCAGCGGGCAGCCAGAGCGTCTTGTCGAGGGCCGGCCATCGGCGCCGCCATTCAGGCCGAAGGCCGCAGGCCGGCGCGTCGTCGATGGGCGGCCGCTGACGGGCCGTGACGCCCGAGGCCTCGAGCATGGCCTCATCCCAGACCGCGCCCGACTGATCGAGGAGTCCTGTGCCCGAGGCCATGGACAGGCTCGAGGCCAGCCGCCCCGTTATCCGCATCAGGAGATACTCGGCGAATCCGCAGACGGTGGCCGCGCGCGCGAGCAGCGCGGGATCTCTCTCGCGGAGCCAGGTCAGCTTGGCCGGGAAGAAGGTGGCGTGGAGCGGCGCCCCCGTGCGTGCGTGAATCGAGGCTTCGTCGAGTCGGGCGCGAAGCGTTCTGGCCGCCGCCGCGCTTCGGGTATCGGCCCAGGTGAATACAGGCGTGAGCGGAGCGCCTGCCCCGTCGAGGAGCAGGAGGCCGTGCCAGAAGATGGAAGCGCCAATGGCGGCGGGCGGCTCGCGGGCGGCGGCCAGGCATCGATCGATGGTGTCGACCACCGCCTCCAGCAGGCGATCGGCGTCGAGCTCGGCCCCGCCCTCGGCGGTGAAGACCGGCTCATAGGCCACACTCGCGTCGAGGCCGGCCACCGGGCGGGCCGTCGCATCGTAACCGACGGCACGCGCGGAGCTCGTGCCCACATCCAGCGCCAGAACCCACATGGGTGCGGTATATTCTGGGCTACGCGGCGCGCGAGTGCGGCACGGATTTTTGCCGGCGCGCGAAGGAAAGAGAGGATCCCGGATGGCGGAGCCCGAGTGGGAGCTGTTGACGGTGCAGGGGCTGTCCATGACCGACGAGACGGCTGCCGAGTTCGTCGGCACCTTCGTCATCCACCGGGCCGGCCACGCGGAGCCGGTCGAGCAGGTGCGGCTGCGCGTCAAGCGGAGCGTTCTCGAGGAGGTGTCGCGCACCCTGCAGCGTCTCCTCACGCGCTCCACACGGTTTTCCCGCTAGTACCTATCGAGGAGCTTCCATGGCCATCATCACCGTGCTGAGCCCCGTGGGGGAGCTGAGGCAGGCGACCTTCGCGGTGCCGCCCCTGCCCGCGGACCTCCGTGGCCTTACCGTCGGCTTCGTGGACAACACCAAGCACAACTTTGATCTTCTCGTCGAGGGTATGGCCGCCCTCCTGAAGGAGCGCTTCGGCGTCAAGGCCGTCATACACCGGAAGAAGGCCAATGCCTCGACGCCCGCGGCCGACGAGATCATCGAGGGACTGGCCAAGGATTGCGATGTCGTCTTCGCCGGCTCGGGTGACTGAGGCTCCTGCACGTCGTGGAGTCTCCACGACTCGCTGGAGCTGGCCAAGCGCGGCACCCCCTCGGGGCTCATTGCCACCACCGTTTTCCAGGGGCTCGCCACGAGCGAGATGGCGGCCCTGGGCGCCACCGCCCTGCCGCTTCTGGTGGTGCAGCACCCGCTCGGCGGTGAGAAGCCTGAGGCCGTGAGCCGCCGCGCCCTGCAGGCCATCGAGCAGCTGGCGAGCCTGCTCGGCTCGGCGTGAGGCGACCGGGCGCCGTTTTCACTCAGCCCTCGCCTCGCCGCTCTCCTCGCCTGCGGCTCGTCGGCAGCGTCTCAGCTCGAAGATCAACTCCTCCCCGCTTCAGGCTGCTTCGGGTCTGATGCGGCTCTCGCTCCTCGTCGTCTCGGCCGCTCTCTTCTTCTCGGGAGCGGCCGGGCTCGTCTATCAGGTCGTCTGGCTCCGCATGCTCGGGCTCGTCTTCGGCCACGCCGTGGACGCGCTCACTGCCGTGCTGGTCGCCTTCATGGCGGGGCTCGCCCTCGGCAGCGCGGTGGGCGGCCGGCTCTCTTCCCGCCTGCGCGCGCCGCTCGCGGCCTATGCCTGGCTCGAAGTGGGCATCGCGGTCTATGCCCTCGGTCTGCCCGCCGGGCTTCCCGCCCTCACCCGTGTCTCGCTGAGCGTTCGCGGCGCCCTCGGCCTCTCGTATGAAGGCTGGAGCCTGCTGCAGGTGGCGCTCGCCTTCCTCGTGCTGCTGCCTCCCACCGCGCTCATGGGGGCCACGCTGCCGCTGGTGTCCCAGGCCCTCGCCTCGGGCGGCGAGGCGCCCGGCCGTCGGGTGGGCGCCCTCTACGCGGTCAATACGTGGGGCGCGGTGACCGGGGCGCTCGCCGCCGGATACTTCTTGCTCCCCGCCATGGGCAATCGGGCAACCGTGTGGATCGCTGCCGGCGCCAACATGGTGGCGGCGGCGCTTGCCTTCATCATCTCGCGCCGTCTCGAGCCGCGCTCTCCGCGTGAATCCGCCGTTGCTCCCTCCGCGGGCGAGACGTTCGGAGTGCGCCGCGGGCTGATTCCGGCGGCCATGGCGGTCTCGGGCGCGGCGGCCATGGTCTTCGAAGTCGCGTGGACGCGCGCGCTCTCGCTCCTCCTGGGAAGCTCGACGTACGCCTTCGCGGCCATGCTCCTCGCCGTGCTCGTGGGCCTGGCCACGGGCAGCGCGGTCTATGCATGGCGCTGGGGGAATCGGCTGGTCGGCCCGGCCGCCCTGGGCGTGATCCAGATAGGCGTGGGTGTCTCGGCCGCGGTCGTCCTGGCAAGCTTCGAGCGCTTCCCAGATGTGATTCTGGCCGCGCTCCGCATGTCCACGTCGCCCAGCTGGGTGGATCTCGTCGAGATTCTCGTGAGCGTCGCCGCTCTCACCATGGCGACGATTTGGATGGGAGCGGCCTTTCCGTGCGCCATTGCCGCGGCGTCCGGAGGAGCTCGCGCCGGAATCAGGATAGGGCAGGGGGTGGGCCGCCTCTACGCCGCCAATACGGCCGGCGCCATTGTCGGCGTTCTCCTGGGCGGTCTCGTTCTCGTTCCCACGTGGGGGATTCACGGCGCGCTCAAGGTCGCCATCGTCGCCACCCTGGCTCTCGGCGGAGCGCTCCTCGCCGCCGGCCGGGGCTCGACCCTCCGGCGCGGGGTCGGGGCCGCCGCCGCGCTCTTGCTGGCCATGGGCGCCGCCTTCCTGCCGAGCTGGGATGCGCGCCTGATGTCGAGCGCTCCCGCCGTCTACGCTCGCAGCTATCTCGAAGCCGGGACCACCCGCCCCCTGCGAGAGCTCGTGGGAGGGCAGGAGGTCCTCTTCTATCGTGACGGACGCAGCGGCACGGTGGCGGTGACCCGACAGGGGGGCCACACACTCCTGCGCATCAACGGCAAGATCGATGCAGGCACCGTGGTGGACATGCCGACCCAGGTCATGGCCGCGCATCTCCCGCTGCTCGCGCATCCGGCCCCCAAGACGGTGTTCATCCTGGGCCTGGGCTCGGGCATGACGGCGGGGGCCACCGCGCGCCATCCCGTCGAGCGCGTGGATGTTCTCGAGATCGAGCCCGCCGTCATCGAGGCATCGCGCTTCTTCCGTGATTTCCACGGCGACGTCCTCCGCGATCCGCGTGTTCGCGCCATGGTCGGAGACGGGCGGAATTTCCTGCAAGCCTCGCCCGCGCGCTACGACGTGATCATCTCGGAGCCGTCGAATCCCTGGATGAGCGGGCTGGCCGCGCTCTTCTCGCGCGAGTTCTTCCGGCTCGCTCGCGAGCGCCTGCGGCCGGGCGGGGTGATGCTGCAGTGGGTGCAGAGCTACAACCTGGCCCCCGACGACCTCAAGATGGTGGTGGCCACCTTCCGGGAGACCTTCCCGGCCACGAGCATCTGGGAGCCGAGACCCGGCGACTTTCTGCTCCTGGGCCGGGTCGAGAAGGTGCCGCTGGACGCGCGCCGGCTGCGCGAGCGGTGGGAGACGGAGCCGCGAGTGCGCGCCGACCTCGAGCGGCTGGGGATAGGCAGCTGGGCGGGCGTGCTCGGCCTCTTCGTCCTG
The genomic region above belongs to Candidatus Methylomirabilota bacterium and contains:
- a CDS encoding gluconokinase, yielding MWVLALDVGTSSARAVGYDATARPVAGLDASVAYEPVFTAEGGAELDADRLLEAVVDTIDRCLAAAREPPAAIGASIFWHGLLLLDGAGAPLTPVFTWADTRSAAAARTLRARLDEASIHARTGAPLHATFFPAKLTWLRERDPALLARAATVCGFAEYLLMRITGRLASSLSMASGTGLLDQSGAVWDEAMLEASGVTARQRPPIDDAPACGLRPEWRRRWPALDKTLWLPAAGDGACSNLGSGCTGPDRIALNVGTSAALRLVTPTAPRVPGGLWHYRIDARRHLVGGATSEGGNVWAWARRVLALPERDGAVEEALTAAAPDEHGLTALPFLAGERSPGWNEDARAALSGLGLATTATDLLRALLEAVAYRLGAVYELLAPLASPDHTVVATGGALARSPAWARIVADVLGRPLEISSLAEASSRGAALLAIEALGAPAPPALPPGRLVVPDARRHAVYDAAMRRQRHLYDIIVGPRLS
- a CDS encoding fused MFS/spermidine synthase, which translates into the protein MRLSLLVVSAALFFSGAAGLVYQVVWLRMLGLVFGHAVDALTAVLVAFMAGLALGSAVGGRLSSRLRAPLAAYAWLEVGIAVYALGLPAGLPALTRVSLSVRGALGLSYEGWSLLQVALAFLVLLPPTALMGATLPLVSQALASGGEAPGRRVGALYAVNTWGAVTGALAAGYFLLPAMGNRATVWIAAGANMVAAALAFIISRRLEPRSPRESAVAPSAGETFGVRRGLIPAAMAVSGAAAMVFEVAWTRALSLLLGSSTYAFAAMLLAVLVGLATGSAVYAWRWGNRLVGPAALGVIQIGVGVSAAVVLASFERFPDVILAALRMSTSPSWVDLVEILVSVAALTMATIWMGAAFPCAIAAASGGARAGIRIGQGVGRLYAANTAGAIVGVLLGGLVLVPTWGIHGALKVAIVATLALGGALLAAGRGSTLRRGVGAAAALLLAMGAAFLPSWDARLMSSAPAVYARSYLEAGTTRPLRELVGGQEVLFYRDGRSGTVAVTRQGGHTLLRINGKIDAGTVVDMPTQVMAAHLPLLAHPAPKTVFILGLGSGMTAGATARHPVERVDVLEIEPAVIEASRFFRDFHGDVLRDPRVRAMVGDGRNFLQASPARYDVIISEPSNPWMSGLAALFSREFFRLARERLRPGGVMLQWVQSYNLAPDDLKMVVATFRETFPATSIWEPRPGDFLLLGRVEKVPLDARRLRERWETEPRVRADLERLGIGSWAGVLGLFVLGEEDTARLAAGAGVNTDDRLPLEFGAPRALYLETSIPNRAMVAFFRSADLPALTPESAPLMEQTENRYWTGVGCLRRADPASALAHFERVLQLDPTHAPAAIAAATAALQLGHPAPALEFARRALARQPPPPAALFLAGVAAWWLGRVQEAGAYLERATALEPGNAEFRETLRRFKSGTLSR